ACCGGAGCTAATCCGGGAGAACGCAAGCGGGGAGCGCAAAAAGGCTTTCTTCAGTGGTTTGCCGTCGGGGCTATAGTATTCACCTTTGCTGTTAGCGACGTCAGAGAATACGGCGCGATAGGTGTGTCCGGCATTGGTGAATTCCGCTGCAACGACACGACCGGTCATGACCGGAACGCCGTTATGAGAAAAAACTTCATAAACAACATTGAAGCGATCGCCGCGTCGTAAATCCTGATGGAAATCAATATCGGTTGAGAAAATCTCGGCCATTTGAGTGGCAACACTGTCAGGTATGCCTGCAGCATCCGTAGCGCCGAATAATGAGTTGCGAATTTCGCCAGATTTCATGACTGTATGCGACTCAAGTTGTGCGGCTTGCTGGGCAGTTTTGAATGTGCCTGCATCGGCGCTTATTTCTAGCATGGTGCCATCAGCAGCGATGTTGCGCAGCCAGACCAGGTTGCCAGTGTCGGTAACCTGAGCCTGGATACGTTTACCTGATTTGATTTGTATCAGTGCCCGTGTTGCTTCAGGCGCTTTTAGGAAGAGCGCAATCTGCTCGTCATTTACACCAAGTCGTTGCAAGATGCTGGCGACGGTGTCGCCGCGTTCAATGCGTTCATCACGCCAATAGTTAGTAACAACGTCCTGTGAATCGGCTTGTGTCAGAGATGCTGGCGCAGGCAGATTTTCAACAACAGTCTGAATTGTTACTTGTGCGGTATCGGTTTGCGGGGCAATACCAAAAGCGGTTACCATGCCAAATAAGGGT
Above is a window of Sulfuriferula thiophila DNA encoding:
- a CDS encoding peptidoglycan DD-metalloendopeptidase family protein, with the protein product MQKTELKTSILTHSERLHARKIRLRWLIAISSLPLFGMVTAFGIAPQTDTAQVTIQTVVENLPAPASLTQADSQDVVTNYWRDERIERGDTVASILQRLGVNDEQIALFLKAPEATRALIQIKSGKRIQAQVTDTGNLVWLRNIAADGTMLEISADAGTFKTAQQAAQLESHTVMKSGEIRNSLFGATDAAGIPDSVATQMAEIFSTDIDFHQDLRRGDRFNVVYEVFSHNGVPVMTGRVVAAEFTNAGHTYRAVFSDVANSKGEYYSPDGKPLKKAFLRSPLAFSRISSGFEMRFHPILKQWRQHKGIDYAAPTGTKVMAIADATVEFVGQQSGYGNFIVLKHNGNYSTAYGHLSAFAKGLHKGEKISQGDLIGYVGMTGWATGPHLHYEFRIAGVATNPLTANIPTAYPIATQFMPKFRQETQPLVAQLNLLDGTNLVAME